In a single window of the Mucilaginibacter defluvii genome:
- a CDS encoding hybrid sensor histidine kinase/response regulator transcription factor has product MKTSFVMMRLNLWRLFAVIQPYHVSLAFMLILSLPVKAQEVITLSERSFTQLNEITLGNSSWYFQPISTGRHQRPPVDTKWWTHIRYTAFGNTNAPKNWYGEGWFGAWVKADTTLINKKLSLRINHDGASEIFIDGRPIGGYGKVGHTIASTENARAPRQIIPIWLSDAKPHLLSIHYANHKAVYADFAGFEVWIGNYERISARLSRSSFLLNAIPLCAAAQIVLALLHFLLYLFYRKRGIYLYYAAFVFFVGVSAIGVYFFYQAPTPQLQWIAELSGSLCKVLQLWTGVMLLYKIGLGRPPRVRAIALLAMCAGYLVMYIIKAIYFAEAIWNDYFYVVYLFWMLDAFRSVLHMIRRRDKGAGLILAGVIVVMLTYFLTWEDVFGLWPYYSWAMRSFVMNTAGLVLPLCLSLYLALDFSRTNQELSAKLNEVETLSALALTQEAEKIELIAGEARRLETLVAERTAELKLQAERLREMDVVKSRFFTNITHEFKTPLTLILNPAEELMASTALQTQAYAHLIYNNATRLLQLINQLLDMSKIENGAMEVAYNPLDLVALIGISLNPYKIPAAKKDVLLTFTSPFDELWIKGDQDKLSKIISNLLSNAVKFTDRGSVNINLKKVIEDDTEFLCLTVIDTGKGIPKDKLAYIFTRFYQADPFDIRSAEGSGIGLALTRELTELLGGHIKATSSVNAGTEINVLLPYHPASPVNEVTGTDEAKKTQIIGNPANITRSADPDKLLILLVEDNEELRNYLHGLLNDHYLVISAANGQQGLEMGMECIPTVIITDIMMPQVNGYELAEQFKRDVKTSHIPIIMLTAKADTDSRIQGIETGADAYLAKPFNKRELIATIENLIDSRKRLREHYTQERTWLHNNAMMPAMERDFIGRIRQIVLDNVDDESFTADKLATYMGLSRTQLHRKLKDIAGQGAGELIRLVRLEKAYLLLQKENLNVAEVAYRVGFSSPASFSASFSRHYGFPPKEVSNII; this is encoded by the coding sequence ATGAAAACTTCGTTTGTGATGATGAGGCTTAATTTATGGAGATTGTTTGCTGTAATACAGCCTTACCATGTATCGTTGGCTTTTATGCTGATTTTATCACTCCCGGTAAAGGCTCAGGAGGTTATTACACTTAGTGAAAGGAGCTTTACCCAACTGAATGAAATTACTTTGGGGAATTCATCATGGTATTTTCAGCCTATAAGTACAGGCAGGCATCAACGCCCTCCGGTTGATACCAAATGGTGGACGCATATCAGGTATACGGCCTTTGGTAATACAAACGCGCCCAAAAACTGGTATGGCGAGGGTTGGTTCGGCGCGTGGGTAAAGGCCGACACAACACTTATAAATAAGAAACTATCACTACGCATAAATCATGATGGCGCATCAGAGATCTTTATTGATGGTCGGCCCATAGGTGGTTATGGCAAGGTGGGGCATACCATAGCCTCAACCGAAAACGCACGTGCGCCAAGGCAAATAATACCTATTTGGTTAAGCGATGCAAAACCACACCTTTTAAGTATACATTATGCCAACCACAAGGCAGTATATGCTGATTTTGCCGGATTTGAGGTTTGGATAGGTAATTACGAGAGAATTTCGGCCCGCTTAAGCCGGAGCTCGTTCTTATTAAATGCTATACCACTTTGCGCCGCCGCGCAGATCGTGCTTGCTTTGCTGCATTTCCTACTGTATCTTTTTTACCGGAAGCGCGGCATCTACCTATATTACGCAGCCTTTGTGTTTTTTGTAGGCGTCAGTGCAATCGGCGTATATTTTTTTTACCAGGCACCAACCCCTCAACTGCAGTGGATAGCCGAACTGTCAGGCAGCCTTTGCAAAGTATTGCAGCTTTGGACGGGAGTAATGCTGCTGTACAAGATCGGTTTAGGCAGGCCACCAAGAGTAAGAGCCATAGCGCTTTTGGCAATGTGTGCCGGCTATTTGGTTATGTATATTATTAAAGCAATCTATTTTGCCGAAGCTATTTGGAACGATTACTTTTATGTAGTGTACCTGTTTTGGATGCTTGATGCATTCAGGTCTGTATTGCACATGATCCGCAGGCGCGATAAGGGCGCAGGGCTTATTTTGGCCGGAGTTATTGTAGTTATGCTTACCTACTTTCTTACTTGGGAGGATGTATTTGGCTTGTGGCCTTATTATTCATGGGCCATGCGTTCTTTTGTTATGAATACCGCCGGATTGGTGCTGCCGCTTTGCTTGTCGCTTTATCTGGCCTTAGATTTTAGCCGGACCAACCAGGAGCTATCGGCAAAACTTAACGAGGTTGAAACGCTATCGGCATTAGCCCTCACTCAGGAAGCCGAGAAAATTGAATTGATTGCGGGAGAAGCCCGACGGCTGGAGACATTGGTTGCCGAGCGGACGGCAGAGCTCAAACTGCAGGCAGAAAGGCTTAGGGAAATGGATGTAGTAAAATCACGCTTTTTTACTAACATCACGCATGAATTTAAAACACCGCTTACACTTATACTCAACCCTGCAGAGGAACTCATGGCATCTACAGCCTTGCAAACGCAGGCCTATGCACATTTAATTTATAACAATGCTACCCGCCTGCTTCAGCTGATCAATCAGTTACTTGATATGAGCAAGATCGAGAATGGCGCCATGGAAGTAGCATATAACCCGCTTGATCTAGTGGCTTTGATCGGTATTAGCTTAAACCCTTATAAAATACCGGCAGCAAAGAAAGATGTTTTGCTAACCTTTACATCACCGTTTGATGAGCTTTGGATAAAGGGTGATCAAGACAAGCTAAGTAAAATAATATCCAACCTGCTATCAAATGCGGTAAAATTCACTGATCGGGGAAGCGTTAATATCAATTTGAAAAAGGTTATTGAAGATGATACCGAATTCTTATGCTTAACAGTAATTGATACTGGCAAAGGCATTCCTAAAGATAAGTTAGCTTACATATTCACCCGCTTTTATCAGGCCGATCCCTTTGATATCCGCTCGGCCGAAGGATCAGGTATCGGTTTGGCATTAACCCGTGAGTTGACAGAATTGCTGGGCGGTCATATTAAAGCCACGAGCAGCGTTAATGCAGGTACTGAGATAAATGTATTGCTACCGTACCATCCGGCATCGCCTGTAAATGAGGTTACCGGAACCGATGAAGCAAAGAAAACGCAAATTATCGGTAACCCGGCAAATATTACACGAAGCGCCGACCCCGACAAGTTGCTTATTTTGCTGGTTGAGGATAATGAAGAATTGCGTAACTATTTACACGGTTTATTAAACGACCATTACCTTGTAATAAGTGCTGCTAATGGGCAACAGGGGCTTGAAATGGGTATGGAGTGTATACCAACAGTTATTATAACCGATATTATGATGCCGCAGGTAAACGGCTATGAACTGGCAGAGCAGTTTAAAAGGGATGTAAAAACCAGTCATATTCCTATTATTATGCTAACTGCTAAGGCAGATACCGATAGCCGGATACAAGGTATAGAAACAGGCGCCGATGCTTACCTCGCAAAACCATTCAATAAACGCGAATTGATAGCAACCATTGAAAACCTGATTGATTCCCGAAAGCGCCTTCGCGAACACTATACACAGGAGCGCACATGGCTGCATAACAATGCAATGATGCCAGCCATGGAGCGCGATTTCATTGGTCGCATTCGTCAAATTGTACTTGACAATGTTGATGATGAATCTTTTACGGCAGATAAGCTTGCTACTTATATGGGGTTAAGCCGCACACAGTTACACCGCAAGTTAAAGGATATTGCCGGACAAGGAGCCGGCGAGTTGATAAGGCTGGTCAGGCTCGAGAAAGCTTACTTGCTTCTTCAAAAAGAAAATTTAAATGTGGCAGAAGTGGCTTACAGAGTAGGTTTTAGTAGCCCGGCAAGTTTTTCTGCCAGTTTTTCCAGACATTATGGCTTTCCGCCTAAAGAGGTAAGCAATATCATCTAA
- a CDS encoding nuclear transport factor 2 family protein, whose translation MKNIQLLIAILLLSIPALAQTDTTSYPKERQEIRQLLHSQKPGTVIDCKDMVAVGPKGDISFSHQQWVEAQKTEKLVFKSVRPVPGNEIIRIYDGTTAVVNTLLNVNIVVDGRDLNIKVRRLEVYRKNAGSWCRVAGQGTQVDEKLFPINTNIKP comes from the coding sequence ATGAAAAACATACAATTACTGATTGCGATTTTGTTGCTTTCTATTCCGGCACTTGCCCAAACAGATACTACAAGTTATCCCAAGGAACGTCAGGAGATCAGGCAACTTTTACATAGCCAAAAGCCGGGTACGGTTATAGATTGTAAAGATATGGTTGCCGTAGGTCCTAAAGGCGACATTTCCTTTTCTCATCAGCAGTGGGTCGAGGCGCAAAAAACGGAAAAACTGGTATTTAAGTCGGTAAGACCGGTGCCCGGCAATGAAATCATACGCATTTATGATGGTACAACAGCGGTGGTTAACACATTGCTCAATGTGAACATCGTTGTCGATGGACGCGATCTCAATATCAAGGTTCGCCGCCTTGAAGTATATCGTAAAAATGCAGGTAGTTGGTGCCGGGTAGCCGGCCAGGGCACTCAGGTTGATGAGAAGTTATTCCCTATTAACACAAACATTAAACCTTAA
- a CDS encoding alpha/beta hydrolase has translation MKTSFKSSENRRFLMFAILLIVGLFNLGIDVANAQPPAVKNIVLVHGAFADGSGWKPVYDILVKKGYNVSIVQNPLTSLKADVEITNSVINRQDGKVILVGHSWGGTVITEAGVNEKVAALVYVAAFMPDSGETTGKWVAAAPAAPEAGFTDPDQFGYVYFDPAKFHGGFAGDLSQAQSDFMNASQVPIIGKCFEEPVDNVAWKSKPSYGIIATKDKALNPMTERKMYERGKAQITEIEGSHVVFISQAEAVAKVIIKAANAQ, from the coding sequence ATGAAAACATCATTTAAATCTTCAGAAAACCGTCGTTTTTTAATGTTCGCCATCCTATTAATTGTTGGGCTTTTCAACTTAGGCATAGATGTCGCAAATGCCCAGCCGCCGGCTGTAAAAAATATCGTATTGGTGCACGGCGCTTTTGCCGACGGTTCCGGCTGGAAGCCGGTTTACGACATTCTGGTAAAAAAAGGATATAACGTCAGTATTGTACAGAACCCTTTAACCTCATTGAAAGCCGATGTGGAAATTACGAATAGTGTGATCAACCGGCAAGATGGAAAGGTCATTTTAGTAGGCCATTCCTGGGGCGGAACCGTGATCACGGAAGCAGGTGTAAATGAGAAAGTAGCCGCATTAGTATACGTTGCCGCATTTATGCCGGATAGTGGTGAGACAACAGGGAAATGGGTAGCCGCGGCACCTGCTGCGCCAGAGGCTGGCTTCACTGACCCCGACCAGTTCGGTTATGTTTACTTCGATCCGGCTAAATTTCATGGTGGCTTTGCCGGTGATCTAAGCCAGGCACAAAGCGACTTTATGAATGCTTCGCAAGTGCCAATTATTGGCAAATGCTTTGAAGAACCTGTGGATAATGTAGCCTGGAAAAGTAAGCCAAGTTACGGCATTATCGCTACAAAGGATAAAGCATTGAATCCAATGACCGAACGTAAGATGTATGAAAGGGGCAAAGCTCAGATTACAGAGATTGAAGGCAGTCATGTCGTGTTCATTTCCCAGGCGGAGGCGGTGGCTAAAGTAATCATCAAAGCAGCAAATGCTCAATAA
- a CDS encoding DUF1223 domain-containing protein, protein MKITRLITLCAAVVLLLTSAAYVKTISSFNKRNPVNLGSGKGFAVLELFTSEGCSSCPPADELLERIQKEAGNKPVYILAYHVDYWNRLGWKDIFSNPDFSKRQYWYQSKFTSQVYTPQLIVNGTQEFVGSDDRAIRNSLSTALNEKASTALNLRAQQKPQGINIHYQLAGLPTQGQLVVALVQKHAVNKIKAGENEGRTLNHAQIVRQLHKFSLSPQRQGDEAIALPKEFDSQNWELIGFIQNPDTGEILAAAKTSVPSTSGNL, encoded by the coding sequence ATGAAAATAACAAGATTAATTACCCTCTGCGCCGCCGTTGTTCTCCTGTTAACATCAGCGGCGTATGTAAAAACCATCAGCAGTTTCAATAAGCGTAACCCGGTAAATTTAGGTTCGGGTAAAGGTTTTGCCGTATTAGAATTATTTACTTCTGAAGGCTGCTCCAGTTGCCCGCCTGCCGACGAGCTATTGGAACGCATTCAGAAAGAAGCCGGCAACAAACCTGTTTATATTTTGGCCTACCATGTGGATTATTGGAATCGGCTGGGCTGGAAAGATATATTCAGCAATCCTGATTTTTCAAAAAGGCAATACTGGTACCAAAGCAAATTCACCAGTCAGGTATATACACCGCAATTGATAGTGAATGGCACGCAGGAGTTTGTAGGTTCAGATGATAGAGCAATTAGAAATTCGTTATCTACTGCCCTAAATGAAAAAGCAAGTACTGCGTTAAACTTAAGGGCGCAACAAAAACCTCAAGGCATTAACATTCACTATCAGTTAGCCGGTTTGCCGACACAAGGTCAATTGGTGGTTGCATTAGTACAAAAACATGCGGTAAACAAAATTAAAGCCGGTGAAAACGAAGGACGAACCCTTAATCATGCTCAGATAGTACGGCAGTTACACAAATTTTCTTTAAGCCCCCAGAGACAAGGCGACGAGGCAATTGCTTTGCCGAAGGAATTTGATTCACAAAACTGGGAGCTTATCGGCTTTATACAGAACCCGGATACAGGCGAAATATTAGCCGCTGCCAAAACATCTGTTCCTTCAACTTCTGGTAATCTCTAA
- a CDS encoding SDR family oxidoreductase: MKNLEGKVAVVTGGNSGIGYAAAKELKVQGAQVIITGRRQEAVETAAQQLGVTGLVADQGNIHAIDQLATEVSQQYGKVDILFINAGIVGGASIETATEEVFDQVININYKGAYFTLSKFIPLFNDGASVVFLSSNTASMHGANASVYSSSKAALNSVMKAAAIELAPRKIRVNSVSPGPTQTEILNKLGLDEEARKNLDAWMLERVPLKQFGEADDVAKMVAYFSSDAAKFITGAEIVMDGGMSL; the protein is encoded by the coding sequence ATGAAAAATTTAGAAGGAAAGGTTGCTGTAGTAACCGGTGGCAATAGCGGTATTGGATACGCTGCCGCAAAAGAATTAAAAGTACAAGGCGCTCAGGTGATCATTACCGGCCGCAGACAGGAAGCTGTTGAAACCGCCGCCCAACAATTAGGCGTTACGGGCTTAGTGGCCGATCAAGGCAACATTCACGCAATCGACCAGTTAGCTACTGAAGTCAGCCAACAATACGGTAAGGTAGATATTCTGTTCATCAATGCGGGGATCGTTGGCGGTGCTTCTATTGAAACAGCTACCGAAGAGGTATTTGACCAGGTCATCAATATTAACTACAAGGGCGCCTACTTCACCTTGAGTAAATTCATTCCATTATTCAATGATGGCGCATCAGTGGTATTCCTGTCATCAAATACAGCCAGCATGCATGGTGCTAACGCATCGGTATATTCGTCAAGCAAGGCAGCATTGAACTCCGTAATGAAAGCTGCTGCAATTGAACTGGCCCCACGGAAGATCAGAGTCAACTCCGTAAGTCCGGGACCGACACAGACCGAAATACTCAACAAATTAGGCTTGGATGAAGAAGCAAGGAAAAACCTGGATGCCTGGATGCTGGAACGTGTTCCTTTAAAGCAGTTTGGTGAAGCGGATGACGTAGCTAAAATGGTGGCCTATTTTTCAAGCGATGCAGCCAAATTCATTACTGGGGCAGAAATTGTGATGGATGGCGGAATGAGCTTATAA
- a CDS encoding helix-turn-helix domain-containing protein — MDEHLVKEVLSAPRNQKEEIQALQDTIYVIGGKWKLPIINSICNGNRRFREIERSIPGITTRMLSRELKDMEANKLLKRTVTPTSPVTVEYSPSDYCHSFADIILHMIKWGKEHRQRLKED, encoded by the coding sequence ATGGATGAACATTTAGTTAAAGAGGTTCTATCGGCACCCCGAAATCAGAAGGAAGAAATCCAGGCTTTGCAGGACACTATTTATGTAATAGGCGGCAAGTGGAAACTGCCTATCATTAATTCCATCTGTAATGGAAACAGGCGCTTCAGAGAGATCGAAAGAAGCATACCAGGTATTACCACCCGCATGTTATCGCGCGAACTGAAAGATATGGAAGCTAATAAATTGTTGAAACGTACCGTTACACCGACCAGCCCTGTAACGGTTGAATATTCGCCCAGCGATTATTGTCATTCTTTTGCCGATATTATTTTACATATGATTAAATGGGGTAAGGAACATAGGCAACGTTTAAAGGAAGACTAA
- a CDS encoding DoxX family protein has protein sequence MNLKTSKTIYWSGAIFISLWFGASGLFELTKNPIVWDITVKLGYPPHFIYILGVAKLLGVAVLLTPNRFLRLKEWVFAGIFFDITFAFFSKLAVLGFAPTIDAIIAFTAISITYIMFRKLYLAIYTKAGSEQVVNNLEKV, from the coding sequence ATGAACTTAAAAACATCAAAAACAATTTATTGGTCAGGTGCCATCTTTATCTCACTTTGGTTTGGCGCGAGCGGCCTCTTCGAACTCACTAAAAACCCTATTGTTTGGGACATCACCGTAAAACTGGGTTATCCGCCGCACTTCATTTACATTCTCGGCGTAGCCAAACTTTTAGGCGTAGCCGTATTGTTAACTCCTAACCGCTTTCTTAGACTAAAAGAGTGGGTTTTCGCCGGTATCTTTTTCGATATAACTTTTGCGTTCTTCTCCAAACTTGCTGTATTAGGATTTGCTCCTACCATTGACGCCATCATTGCTTTTACAGCCATTTCCATCACTTACATTATGTTCAGGAAACTTTATCTGGCAATCTATACAAAAGCCGGTTCAGAACAAGTGGTTAACAATTTGGAAAAGGTTTAA
- a CDS encoding alpha/beta hydrolase produces MKEITSIAHRIFIIAAAIIAIILQTSSHLLQAQPVADQSTARQTSPSDTAFATIKQIKAGVLNIGYAEVGPVNGKPVILLHGWPYDINSYAEVAPLLAAKGYRVIVPYLRGYGSTRFLSDKTPRNGQQAALAEDVIALMDALHIQKATLGGFDWGARTADIVAALYPQRVNALVSVSGYLIGSQQGNKAPLPPKAEQAWWYQYYFATERGKAGYTANTKEFDRLIWRTASPDWKFTDNDYNRSAAAFDNPDHVAIVIHNYRWRLGLAKGEAKYDALEKQLALAPAITVPTVTLEGDANGAPHPAPADYAKRFTGKYIHHTLAGGIGHNLPQEAPQAFADAIIEADSLAK; encoded by the coding sequence ATGAAAGAGATTACATCTATCGCCCATCGCATCTTCATCATTGCGGCTGCCATAATCGCCATTATATTGCAAACCAGTTCACATCTGTTACAGGCACAGCCTGTTGCTGATCAAAGCACTGCTCGGCAAACAAGCCCTTCCGACACCGCTTTTGCAACAATTAAGCAAATAAAGGCTGGGGTGCTTAATATAGGTTACGCTGAAGTTGGACCGGTAAACGGTAAACCGGTAATATTACTACACGGCTGGCCGTATGACATTAACAGTTACGCAGAGGTTGCACCACTACTGGCGGCGAAAGGATACCGGGTTATCGTTCCTTACTTGCGGGGTTACGGAAGTACCCGTTTCCTTTCTGACAAAACACCGCGCAACGGACAGCAGGCCGCATTAGCTGAAGATGTGATTGCATTGATGGATGCCTTGCATATACAAAAGGCCACGCTTGGCGGCTTTGACTGGGGAGCGCGTACTGCGGACATTGTCGCAGCCTTATATCCTCAACGGGTTAATGCGCTGGTGTCAGTAAGTGGTTATCTTATCGGTAGCCAGCAAGGTAATAAAGCTCCGCTGCCGCCAAAGGCAGAACAAGCCTGGTGGTACCAGTATTATTTCGCTACCGAACGTGGAAAAGCGGGCTACACAGCAAATACTAAAGAATTCGACAGATTGATATGGCGAACCGCCTCACCAGATTGGAAGTTTACTGATAACGATTATAACCGCTCTGCCGCAGCTTTTGATAATCCAGACCATGTGGCCATCGTTATTCATAATTACAGGTGGAGGTTGGGGCTCGCAAAAGGTGAAGCAAAATATGACGCCCTGGAAAAACAACTGGCTTTAGCGCCCGCCATAACCGTGCCCACGGTGACATTGGAAGGCGATGCGAACGGCGCGCCTCACCCGGCTCCTGCAGATTATGCAAAGCGCTTTACCGGCAAATACATTCATCATACCCTGGCCGGCGGCATTGGCCATAACCTGCCACAGGAAGCGCCACAAGCATTTGCTGATGCTATTATTGAGGCGGATAGCCTTGCCAAATAA